One segment of Allorhodopirellula heiligendammensis DNA contains the following:
- a CDS encoding M16 family metallopeptidase, whose product MIDFELITGPNGVPIYFQRLPVNTVSMNWLVFVGSADDDQAGGHGVYHWFEHIPSRGTHKFPGGYRDTEARLVRHGGDSDAETGSTHTSFSANVPKRVWADALEVLADMVGQPLLRIDDIEAEREVILQEIGEWHSDPYHHSLCRLPGLLWPGHPLGHDQLGTAKQLRAIDANQLRHAHASGYSRNRSVLFLAGDIERQQLLEVVGGCMEQMPDHPLSERRCPANYGPLPTWQAGQTTTIHTSHADSVVYLLFPIGPLCEGITARLQWDFLEHVFSAGDLGSPLNRLVREDERLAYSPDFISTTYPDGGYAGLVTQTSAEPERVLDAFWRLIGSPELRSQQWLDYVRDTIRGSIEMHDPHACEYTDEGSASLIHYGQCITDADFATTMLGYRDRDVSLWLDALQPSAAHALIFRGCGEQE is encoded by the coding sequence ATGATTGACTTTGAATTGATCACGGGACCGAATGGGGTCCCAATCTATTTCCAGCGTCTGCCGGTCAACACCGTTTCGATGAACTGGCTCGTGTTCGTCGGCAGTGCCGACGATGACCAAGCCGGAGGTCACGGCGTCTATCACTGGTTTGAGCACATTCCCTCTCGGGGAACTCACAAGTTTCCGGGCGGGTATCGAGACACGGAAGCTCGATTGGTACGCCACGGTGGGGACAGTGATGCAGAAACGGGATCCACGCATACCTCGTTCAGCGCCAACGTTCCTAAACGCGTGTGGGCGGACGCGCTGGAGGTACTCGCTGATATGGTGGGCCAACCACTGTTGCGGATTGACGATATCGAAGCTGAACGCGAAGTCATCCTGCAGGAGATCGGCGAATGGCATTCTGATCCATATCATCACTCGCTGTGCCGATTGCCAGGTCTGCTATGGCCTGGGCATCCGCTCGGTCACGATCAACTCGGTACCGCCAAACAATTGCGAGCCATTGATGCCAATCAACTGCGTCACGCCCATGCATCGGGATACTCACGCAACCGCTCAGTGCTGTTTCTGGCGGGCGACATCGAACGCCAACAATTGCTCGAGGTTGTCGGTGGGTGTATGGAACAAATGCCTGACCATCCCCTTTCCGAACGCAGGTGCCCGGCCAACTATGGTCCATTGCCGACCTGGCAGGCGGGACAGACGACAACCATCCATACCTCGCACGCGGATTCCGTCGTCTACTTGCTGTTCCCCATTGGACCGCTGTGCGAGGGCATCACTGCGCGGCTGCAGTGGGATTTTCTCGAACACGTGTTTTCCGCTGGTGACCTGGGATCACCACTGAATCGCCTGGTTCGCGAAGATGAACGACTGGCATATTCACCTGATTTCATCAGCACGACCTATCCTGATGGCGGTTATGCTGGCCTCGTCACGCAAACGAGCGCAGAGCCGGAGCGGGTACTCGACGCGTTCTGGCGGCTGATCGGCAGTCCAGAATTGCGATCACAACAGTGGCTCGATTACGTTCGCGACACTATCCGCGGCAGCATCGAGATGCACGATCCTCATGCCTGCGAATACACCGATGAGGGCAGTGCGTCGCTCATTCACTATGGTCAATGCATCACCGACGCCGACTTCGCCACGACAATGCTCGGCTATAGGGATCGCGATGTCAGCCTCTGGCTCGACGCACTCCAGCCCAGCGCTGCGCACGCGCTCATCTTTCGCGGGTGCGGTGAGCAAGAGTAG
- a CDS encoding UDP-2,3-diacylglucosamine diphosphatase has protein sequence MLKSLSVKKPIACYFEYRTKGVTDMEIRPVRTLLVSDVHLGCKHSRAKEFLEFLQGFAPDKLYIVGDFIDTWKINSGWHWSTACDDTISHLLMLAERGAQVFYVPGNHDAFLRNPMFRMALPPEFRQLQIANEFVFETLRGWRFLVTHGDLFDCFETQAQWVSKGSSVFYDACLSVNWWAHRWMMNQSRNPYGACALLKNRVKRGIRFISQYESKIMHHARQQSCEGVVCGHIHTPGIRYSDSMLYCNTGDWVENCTGLIEDHDGEIRLVSRYAEEQVLSLPRLEGRANGRRLNASQRLPQHVGEKDFAA, from the coding sequence GTGCTAAAGTCACTTTCAGTGAAGAAGCCAATTGCTTGTTACTTTGAATACAGGACCAAGGGCGTGACTGACATGGAGATTCGGCCAGTACGTACCCTTCTGGTCAGCGACGTGCATCTGGGGTGTAAGCACTCCAGAGCGAAGGAGTTTTTGGAGTTCCTGCAAGGCTTCGCACCCGACAAACTATACATTGTCGGCGACTTTATCGACACCTGGAAAATCAACTCCGGCTGGCACTGGTCGACGGCTTGCGACGATACGATATCGCATCTGCTCATGCTCGCAGAGCGAGGAGCACAGGTGTTTTACGTTCCCGGCAATCATGATGCATTTCTGCGGAACCCCATGTTTCGCATGGCCCTGCCACCTGAGTTCAGGCAACTTCAGATTGCGAATGAATTTGTGTTCGAAACACTCAGGGGCTGGCGATTCCTGGTTACCCATGGCGATCTATTCGATTGTTTTGAAACGCAAGCACAATGGGTCTCGAAAGGGAGCTCTGTGTTCTACGACGCCTGCTTAAGCGTCAATTGGTGGGCCCATCGCTGGATGATGAATCAGAGCCGGAATCCGTACGGAGCTTGCGCACTGCTTAAGAATCGAGTCAAGCGTGGCATCCGATTTATTAGCCAGTACGAATCAAAAATCATGCATCACGCTCGTCAGCAGTCATGTGAGGGCGTCGTTTGTGGACATATCCATACACCGGGAATCCGCTACTCCGACTCGATGCTGTACTGCAACACCGGAGATTGGGTGGAAAATTGTACGGGCCTCATTGAGGACCATGACGGTGAAATTCGCTTGGTCTCTCGCTATGCCGAGGAGCAGGTGCTCTCGCTCCCCCGGCTTGAAGGACGTGCCAATGGACGGCGTTTGAACGCGTCGCAGCGACTTCCTCAGCACGTCGGCGAAAAAGACTTTGCAGCTTAA
- a CDS encoding DUF3419 family protein yields the protein MHQRNLVYNTCWEDPRLDRQALNLGESDNVLVITSAGCNALDYALDGPQNVFAVDMNPLQNALLELKMAAISALSFSEFFTVFGEGGNPDWRSMYFDAVRGRLDEKYQDIWDKRLDFFEKSHRRGSFYFRGTSGLFAWIINAYMDRMPGLRDAVLDMLEAPSVEHQQEIFVTRGVSELLWSKPLRWALRRESTMAMLGVPRSQRDQIQRGYPGGITGFIQDRIESVFRNVSLRDNYFWRVYLTGQYSSTCCPEYLKPANFMLLKNGLAERISTHTTTVEGFLNRSECEVSRFVLLDHMDWLYDRYPEKLAAEWQSIFDRAAENSRILWRSAALEVDFVDPLRIKVDGLQVALGEVLHYQSELAEQLHQRDRVNTYGSFYITDLHKHAASTGAKGVAA from the coding sequence GTGCATCAACGAAACCTGGTTTACAACACCTGTTGGGAAGACCCCCGGCTGGATCGTCAGGCCCTCAATCTCGGTGAGAGCGACAATGTGCTGGTGATCACCTCAGCGGGCTGCAATGCATTGGACTATGCCCTCGATGGGCCCCAGAATGTGTTTGCCGTTGATATGAATCCATTGCAGAATGCTTTGCTCGAATTGAAGATGGCGGCCATCAGCGCGTTGTCATTCAGTGAGTTTTTCACCGTGTTTGGTGAAGGCGGGAACCCCGATTGGCGATCGATGTACTTCGATGCAGTGCGAGGTCGACTCGATGAAAAATACCAAGATATTTGGGACAAACGCTTGGATTTCTTTGAAAAGAGTCACCGTCGAGGCAGCTTTTACTTTCGCGGTACCTCTGGCTTGTTTGCTTGGATTATCAATGCTTACATGGATCGCATGCCAGGACTACGCGATGCCGTGCTCGATATGTTGGAGGCACCGTCGGTCGAGCACCAACAGGAGATATTCGTGACCAGAGGCGTCAGTGAACTGCTCTGGAGTAAACCGCTGCGTTGGGCGTTGCGGCGCGAGTCGACGATGGCGATGCTCGGTGTTCCACGCAGTCAGCGAGACCAGATCCAGCGAGGGTACCCAGGAGGAATTACTGGCTTTATTCAAGATCGGATCGAGAGCGTGTTCAGGAATGTATCGCTCCGCGACAATTATTTCTGGCGAGTTTATTTGACAGGCCAGTACTCAAGCACCTGTTGCCCAGAATACCTCAAGCCAGCAAATTTTATGCTGCTCAAAAATGGATTGGCGGAGCGGATCTCGACCCACACGACCACGGTGGAGGGATTTTTAAATCGCTCAGAATGTGAGGTCTCGCGGTTTGTGTTACTCGATCATATGGATTGGCTCTACGATCGCTATCCAGAAAAGTTGGCCGCCGAATGGCAGAGTATATTTGATCGCGCGGCGGAAAACTCTCGCATTCTGTGGCGAAGTGCAGCTCTCGAAGTGGACTTCGTCGATCCACTGCGAATCAAGGTAGATGGATTGCAAGTCGCCCTGGGGGAAGTTCTTCATTATCAATCTGAGCTAGCCGAGCAGCTGCACCAGCGCGACCGCGTCAATACCTATGGCAGTTTCTATATCACCGACCTGCACAAGCATGCAGCCAGTACTGGTGCTAAGGGAGTCGCCGCGTGA
- a CDS encoding class I SAM-dependent methyltransferase produces the protein MSITSPRIKLSEDLKVLWHLLLRPVRGHTHAERLESFYRGQADSYDSFRSRLLHGRERLIGSLEFPDDGVWVDMGAGTGENVVFAGDSVSRLRAIHLVDLAPSLLEVAQRRMQERAITQARVHLCDATQFELPPASVDVITFSYSLTMIPDWFEAILVAQRLLKPGGTIAVVDFTVSRKFASAPQRQHHWCQRTFWTHWFAFDNVFLTPDHLAMLTRLFQTERLEQSSGRVPYLPLLRAPFYLFAGRKSRQRCDPSSSENHVFSRDSTYEFASQSSGDCQLRPGRGTV, from the coding sequence GTGAGCATCACTTCACCCAGAATTAAACTAAGTGAGGACTTAAAGGTGCTTTGGCATTTGCTGTTACGCCCGGTACGTGGGCACACCCATGCCGAGCGATTAGAAAGCTTTTATCGTGGTCAGGCAGACAGCTATGACTCCTTCCGCTCGCGATTACTTCACGGGCGCGAACGGCTGATCGGCAGCCTTGAGTTTCCCGATGATGGTGTGTGGGTAGACATGGGTGCGGGAACGGGCGAAAACGTTGTTTTTGCAGGCGATTCGGTGTCTCGCCTGAGAGCGATTCACCTCGTTGATCTCGCACCGTCGCTCCTCGAGGTCGCCCAACGGAGAATGCAAGAGCGCGCTATCACGCAAGCCAGAGTGCATCTGTGCGACGCTACCCAATTCGAGCTGCCGCCCGCGAGTGTTGATGTGATTACGTTTTCATACTCGCTGACGATGATCCCAGACTGGTTCGAGGCGATCTTGGTCGCCCAACGTCTGTTGAAGCCTGGTGGAACGATCGCAGTGGTTGATTTTACGGTTTCGAGAAAGTTCGCATCAGCGCCGCAGCGTCAGCACCATTGGTGCCAACGCACTTTCTGGACACACTGGTTTGCCTTCGACAATGTGTTTTTGACCCCTGACCATCTCGCGATGCTGACTCGCTTGTTCCAAACAGAACGATTGGAGCAATCATCAGGAAGGGTGCCCTACCTGCCGTTGCTGAGAGCTCCGTTTTATCTCTTTGCGGGGCGAAAATCACGGCAGCGTTGCGACCCAAGCAGCAGTGAAAATCACGTTTTTTCCCGGGATTCCACGTATGAATTCGCCTCCCAGTCTAGTGGGGATTGTCAGTTGCGACCGGGACGGGGAACAGTGTGA